A genomic segment from Eisenibacter elegans DSM 3317 encodes:
- a CDS encoding serine hydrolase domain-containing protein has protein sequence MNKTDNTWQRAFETQLADNPTAFEGLKSLLVCHQGQLKATYFCQGYDAQTLHEAQSVTKSIQALIVGALADRGLVDIHQPIYPYFEQTYGAYFDTPQKRLITPYHLLTHTAGWEWNESQVPYTNLYNDANLQFYGDNWLEYALSKPHLHPPGEVFNYSSASPILLAYWMNQLDEELTHLQYAYDYFYRPLAIDRVEYQIEQSTNPEAKPLAADAYLCAEGLLTIAEMMRQNGQSRGQQIVSEQWIAQCLHPHISLRQTYASAYGYSWWLQESKNGLPAYYYAWGYGGQHIFVVPTLGLSLVTAGSFYQEGAPALDPTPFALLHTAIQLAQQQG, from the coding sequence ATGAATAAAACCGATAACACTTGGCAGCGCGCCTTCGAAACGCAACTGGCCGATAACCCCACAGCCTTTGAAGGCCTAAAAAGCCTTCTGGTGTGTCATCAAGGGCAATTAAAAGCAACTTATTTTTGCCAAGGTTATGATGCGCAGACCCTGCACGAGGCGCAGTCGGTTACCAAAAGCATTCAGGCACTGATTGTTGGTGCTTTGGCAGACCGAGGCCTGGTAGATATTCATCAGCCTATTTATCCCTATTTCGAGCAAACGTATGGAGCCTATTTCGATACGCCACAGAAGCGCCTTATTACCCCCTATCACCTCCTCACACATACCGCCGGCTGGGAATGGAACGAGAGTCAGGTGCCCTATACCAATCTCTATAACGACGCCAACCTACAGTTTTATGGGGATAACTGGCTCGAATATGCCCTGAGCAAACCACATCTACACCCACCGGGAGAAGTCTTTAACTACAGCAGTGCTTCGCCTATTTTGTTGGCTTATTGGATGAATCAACTAGACGAGGAGCTCACACATCTCCAATATGCTTACGATTATTTCTACCGACCCTTGGCCATCGACAGGGTGGAGTATCAGATAGAGCAAAGTACCAATCCCGAGGCCAAGCCTTTGGCTGCCGATGCGTATCTCTGCGCTGAAGGGCTGCTGACCATCGCCGAGATGATGCGGCAAAATGGCCAATCCCGAGGCCAACAAATAGTCTCGGAGCAATGGATTGCCCAATGTCTACACCCACACATCTCCTTAAGACAAACGTATGCTTCGGCTTATGGCTATAGCTGGTGGTTGCAAGAAAGTAAAAATGGGCTGCCAGCTTACTATTATGCTTGGGGCTATGGAGGGCAGCATATTTTTGTGGTACCAACTTTGGGGCTGAGCCTAGTTACTGCTGGTAGCTTTTATCAAGAGGGTGCACCCGCCCTTGACCCCACCCCCTTTGCCCTCCTCCATACGGCAATCCAATTGGCACAACAACAGGGCTGA